From Methanobacterium congolense, one genomic window encodes:
- a CDS encoding cell wall biosynthesis protein, producing MYEELILAFLASAVLTYIFKEIFTRTKGNLYTSVRGGTPRAVGLAPFLILLLFLEPPYQYLIGIIGLFAFADDLIGRKRIKRLPFEIGQLSRGIGMLLVMAVGFYYNFGALAILIALMIQPMNIADMQPGTACSTVITMALLVVLGIFALTSTIYYPALLIMVVCLGYATLDYQGKIMMGEVGNHSFGVGLGILYAVLGGIVGNSFGFGSLGVFLFVLALFILTSIFIAFLRRKNLEAFIKKNLKIQDPNFGDYTMDVLTGGGLGDLMRKIILKKRCIKINNKLLKILGFRRLFFNPYAAENDVN from the coding sequence TTGTACGAAGAATTGATCTTAGCTTTTCTAGCATCAGCAGTGTTGACCTACATTTTCAAGGAAATTTTCACAAGAACCAAAGGAAACCTTTACACCAGTGTAAGGGGTGGAACACCCCGGGCAGTGGGATTGGCCCCATTCCTAATTTTATTACTATTTTTAGAACCACCTTATCAATACTTAATAGGTATAATAGGATTGTTTGCATTTGCAGATGATCTGATTGGCAGAAAAAGGATAAAAAGATTGCCCTTTGAGATTGGACAGCTTTCAAGGGGAATAGGCATGCTGCTTGTCATGGCAGTGGGATTTTACTACAACTTCGGAGCCCTTGCAATACTCATAGCCCTCATGATACAACCAATGAACATTGCAGACATGCAGCCTGGAACCGCGTGTTCAACAGTGATCACAATGGCTCTTCTGGTTGTTCTGGGAATATTCGCACTAACTTCAACCATTTACTACCCAGCACTACTCATCATGGTGGTTTGCCTTGGATACGCCACCCTGGATTATCAGGGCAAGATCATGATGGGAGAAGTAGGCAACCACTCATTTGGAGTGGGTCTTGGAATTTTATACGCAGTTTTAGGTGGCATAGTTGGAAATTCCTTTGGTTTTGGGTCTTTAGGTGTTTTCCTATTTGTACTGGCCTTATTCATCTTAACGTCAATTTTCATAGCATTTTTAAGGAGAAAAAACCTTGAAGCATTCATAAAGAAAAACCTCAAAATTCAGGATCCCAACTTTGGAGATTACACCATGGATGTCCTGACAGGAGGTGGGCTTGGAGACTTGATGCGTAAAATAATCCTTAAAAAACGATGCATTAAAATAAATAACAAATTACTTAAGATTTTAGGTTTCAGGAGGCTGTTTTTCAACCCCTATGCAGCAGAGAATGATGTTAATTAG